In a genomic window of Virgibacillus sp. SK37:
- a CDS encoding lmo0937 family membrane protein yields MWTLLIILLILWALGFGFDVVGGLIHILLVIALVVLIIRLIQGGRGKV; encoded by the coding sequence ATGTGGACATTACTTATTATTTTACTAATCCTTTGGGCACTTGGCTTTGGATTTGATGTAGTAGGAGGACTTATTCACATTCTGCTCGTGATTGCCCTTGTGGTTTTAATTATCCGTCTCATCCAAGGCGGTCGTGGAAAAGTTTAA
- a CDS encoding DNA-directed RNA polymerase subunit beta: MTTKQAERPVEEKQTRKSHKDSQKKTNVGKSASNEQDTAKTSRNQQKQKQREEKKKNKRPRLRAFPIWLRIIVVLLLCAIALTAGLMIGYGVIGDGTPTDALKKDTWQHIIDIVTKTD, from the coding sequence ATGACTACTAAACAAGCAGAAAGACCAGTTGAAGAGAAGCAGACAAGAAAGTCCCATAAAGATAGTCAAAAGAAGACCAATGTGGGGAAATCTGCGTCAAATGAGCAGGACACTGCAAAGACATCAAGAAACCAGCAGAAGCAGAAACAGAGGGAAGAAAAGAAAAAAAATAAGCGACCAAGACTTCGGGCTTTTCCAATTTGGCTCCGGATCATTGTCGTTCTTCTTCTCTGTGCAATCGCTCTAACAGCTGGATTAATGATTGGCTATGGAGTCATAGGAGATGGTACTCCGACAGATGCACTAAAAAAAGATACTTGGCAGCATATTATTGATATTGTAACAAAAACCGATTAG